A window of Bacteroidales bacterium genomic DNA:
TTTGTTCCATCAGGCAGGTGACGCGATACATTATTTTTTACTGTGCGTAGCGATTGTCCTCCTATTCCTACATATACGCCTTGAATTTTAGTTGATAGTTTTTCTTCTAATTTTGTTATTAAATCGCGTACTTTAGAGGCACATACATCTATGTTCACTATTGATCCTCGGCGTATGGCTCCCTCCGATGTTACCTTTTCGGTTGCAACAACTTTTATTTTATTTCCCTCTTTGATTCCTGCTAATCCTACTATGTTTGATGAGCCTAAATCAATTGTTACAATTAGATTTGAGATATCCATATTATTTATTTTTTGTGCAGATTATTTTTCCGTTATAGCGTAAGTTTATTTTATTGTAATAGTTCCACCCTACTGTGTTAAACACTTTAGTGTAGAGCAAGTCTAATGATTTAAATTTTTCTTCAAAGTTACTTATTTTCCCGTAAAGAATCAATTGATTTCCAACTCTTGGTATTAATTCAATTTCATCTTTTTCGTTTACTATAATTTGTTCTATCTGGTTATACCATTTTGTACCCTCAATGTATTCAACAAAGTTAAATAATTCGTTTTGTGCAATTTCTTCTTTTATATCACCAGTTGCTATGGGTACGTGTACTATAATTTTATCTGATAGAGGAAGTTTTTTGCCGTCTCTATCAATATAGTATGATGTTGTGGGTGTTATTACTCTAAATTTTGGTATGCGTTGTTTTACCTCTATTATTATCTCTCCTTGTGATGTTTTATAACATTCGTTGTTTTTTATTATAGGATTTTCTTGAATGGTATTTTCTAAACTTGCTAAGTTTATTTCATTTAAATTTTCTCCTATATATGCTAATTTATTGTCTGAGACTATTTTGAGAATGTCATCTTCGGAAAGGTACTGCTCTTCTTTTGGATTAAGTAATACTACTTTGATGTTTTTGCATACCTCTTCGGCATATTTATATTGTGCATATATACTTGTGACAATAAAATATGTTGGGATAAGCAAAAGTAATATAAATTTTATAACTCTCCAAATCATAGTTTTTCTATTATCTCTTTTATTTCAGGTAGATAGATGTCAATGTTGCCTGCTCCCATTGTCATGAGAACTTCAAATTTACCTACTTTTATTTTCTCTATCAAATTTTCTTTTAAAGTTATCTCTTTTTCTTTGCATGTTAATTGCTTGAGTATTATCTCAGAACTTACGCCCTCTATCGGCTCTTCTCTTGCCGGATATATGGGTAATAGTATTACTCGGTCGGCAAGAGATAGTGCTTTTGCAAATTGTGGCGCAAAATCGCGTGTCCTACTGTATAGGTGCGGGTAAAAGATAACTGTTAGGTGTTTATCGGGGTATAACTCTTTTACCGATGATATTGATGCTGCAACCTCATCGGGATGGTGTGCATAATCATCAAGTAGAACTTTATCGGGTGTTTTTAACCAAAAATCGAAACGGCGTTCGGGACCTTTGTATGTTGCTATTGCCTCTTTTATTTCCTCCTCTGTTGCTCCGTTCATCATAGCTATTGCCATTGCGGCAATTGCATTATCGATGTTTATTTTTACGGGTACTCCCAATTTTATATCTTTTATTATCTTCTCGGGGGTTGCAAAATCAAATATTATCTCTCCTCCGCCTATGCGTATGTTTTGGGCGTGGTAGTCGCCCTCTTCACGCCCAAAAGTATATAGTTTTACTCCCTCCTTAATTCGTGGTTTGAGGGTTATTCCTTTTTTTATTAGGAGCACTCCTTTGGGATTGATTAACTCGGTAAATGTTGCAAAACTTTCAAGGTATGCTTCTTCTGTTCCGTATATATCAAGGTGGTCGGGGTCTGAGGCTGTTACTACTGCCATATAGGGTGATAGTTGATGAAACGAACGGTCATATTCATCTGCCTCTATTACTGTTAAATCACTTTTGTCTGAGAGGATAAGATTGCTGTTGTAGTTTTTTAGTATTCCTCCCAAGAATGCGTTACATCCTATTTTTGATGTTGCCAATATGTGTGCCAGCATTGAGCTTGTGGTGGTCTTCCCGTGTGTTCCTGCAATGCATAGTCCTTTGCTATTACGGGTTATCATTCCTAATATCTTTGCTCTTTTGGCAATTTCAAAGTTGTTTGCTTTGAAATATTCAAATCCTTTGTGGTTTGCAGGTATTGCCGGGGTATATACTACAAGTGTATCTTTGGGATCTCTGCAATATGAAGGTATTAGTTCTATATCTTCGTTGTACTCAATTTCGGCTCCTTCTTTGGATAGTGAATTGGTTATGTGTGTTTGTGTGCGGTCGTAGCCTGCTACTCTATACCCTTTTGATATAAAGTATCTTGCTAAGGCACTCATTCCTATTCCGCCTATTCCTAAAAAGTATATAGATTTTTTCTCCTCCATTATTTTTTATTATTTGCAATGTTTATTACTATTTCTGCTATTCTGTTTGCAGAGTCTTCTTCTGCGAGTGTTTTTATATTGGTTGACATATTTTTTAGTCGTATGTCATCTTCTACTAACTTGAATGCTTGATTCATTAGTGAGTTTATGGCTTCTGAATCGGGTATCAATATTGCTGCATCTTTCTCTGCAAGGGCCATTGCATTTTTTGTTTGATGGTCTTCTGCTACGTTTGGTGATGGCACCAATATTGCAGGTTTTCCTAAAAGACATAGTTCCGATATTGATGATGCTCCTGCTCTTGATATTACTAAGTCTGCAACGGCGTATGCTAAATCCATACGTGTTATGAAGGCACTCTGTTTTACGGCTACTTCTCCAACTCTTTTTATGGCTTCGCTTGCCTCTTTGTCGTAGAATTTACCCGA
This region includes:
- a CDS encoding UDP-N-acetylmuramate--L-alanine ligase, which gives rise to MEEKKSIYFLGIGGIGMSALARYFISKGYRVAGYDRTQTHITNSLSKEGAEIEYNEDIELIPSYCRDPKDTLVVYTPAIPANHKGFEYFKANNFEIAKRAKILGMITRNSKGLCIAGTHGKTTTSSMLAHILATSKIGCNAFLGGILKNYNSNLILSDKSDLTVIEADEYDRSFHQLSPYMAVVTASDPDHLDIYGTEEAYLESFATFTELINPKGVLLIKKGITLKPRIKEGVKLYTFGREEGDYHAQNIRIGGGEIIFDFATPEKIIKDIKLGVPVKINIDNAIAAMAIAMMNGATEEEIKEAIATYKGPERRFDFWLKTPDKVLLDDYAHHPDEVAASISSVKELYPDKHLTVIFYPHLYSRTRDFAPQFAKALSLADRVILLPIYPAREEPIEGVSSEIILKQLTCKEKEITLKENLIEKIKVGKFEVLMTMGAGNIDIYLPEIKEIIEKL